One genomic segment of Penaeus chinensis breed Huanghai No. 1 chromosome 24, ASM1920278v2, whole genome shotgun sequence includes these proteins:
- the LOC125038203 gene encoding uncharacterized protein LOC125038203, producing MVCPRKKQHKLGVILLKQKLVPGLLLVCEHEQLSARCCSSLLYFCSRKMPQDQFIQVPMDNIRYDRDDRYCTTRVVVKLFVLGVLLLAVALAGFLASATYCRVNYENTCLFQARAASSIGVAAISAGGFFIFLALVGHCKRSYEK from the exons ATGGTATGTCcccgaaaaaaacaacataagctTGGTGTTATATTACTGAAGCAAAAGTTAGTCCCGGGCTTGCTTTTAGTCTGTGAACACGAACAATTAAGTGCTCGCTGTTGTTCATCTTTGTTATACTTCTGTTCG AGAAAAATGCCTCAAGATCAATTTATTCAAGTTCCAATGGATAATATC AGGTACGACCGCGACGACCGCTACTGCACGACGCGGGTGGTCGTGAAGCTGTTCGTCCTGGgcgtcctcctcctcgccgtcgCGCTCGCCGGCTTCCTGGCGTCGGCCACCTACTGCCGGGTCAACTACGAGAACACCTGCCTCTTCCAGGCCAGGGCGGCGTCCAGTATTGGCGTCGCTGCTATCTCGGCCGGAG gcttcTTCATTTTCCTGGCTCTGGTGGGACATTGCAAACGATCTTATGAAAAGTGA